A genomic segment from Candidatus Brocadia sinica JPN1 encodes:
- a CDS encoding thiamine pyrophosphate-dependent enzyme — translation MRPIYERPKTFNDTATHFCPGCGHGIVLRLIAEIIDAWGIRGKTIGLAPVGCAVLAYNYLDIDMCEAAHGRPPAVATGIKRVHPDHIVFAYQGDGDLAAIGTAEIIHAANRGENITFIFVNNAIYGMTNGQMAPTTLLGQKTATTPSGRDAINYGNPIRVCELLSVLDGTSYLERVCLSSPENIRKTKKAIEKGFKTQREKKGFSLIEILSPCPIYWRMDPNEAMKYIDEEMSSTFPLGVVKDWESKN, via the coding sequence ATGCGACCTATATATGAAAGGCCAAAAACATTTAACGATACAGCAACGCATTTTTGTCCGGGTTGTGGTCATGGAATTGTCCTGAGACTTATCGCCGAGATTATTGATGCGTGGGGCATTCGCGGAAAAACCATCGGGCTTGCTCCGGTTGGATGCGCAGTCCTTGCGTATAATTATCTTGATATTGACATGTGCGAGGCTGCACATGGCCGCCCCCCAGCTGTGGCTACAGGTATTAAGAGGGTGCATCCTGACCATATCGTGTTTGCTTATCAGGGGGATGGGGATCTTGCGGCAATCGGAACCGCAGAGATTATTCATGCCGCCAACAGGGGAGAGAATATCACGTTTATCTTCGTCAATAACGCAATCTATGGCATGACAAATGGCCAGATGGCGCCAACAACCTTATTGGGGCAAAAAACTGCCACAACCCCGTCAGGGCGGGACGCGATAAACTACGGAAACCCCATTCGTGTGTGTGAACTCCTGTCCGTCCTGGATGGCACCAGTTACCTGGAAAGGGTTTGTCTCTCCTCCCCGGAAAACATTCGTAAAACCAAAAAGGCAATTGAAAAAGGATTTAAAACACAGCGTGAGAAGAAGGGGTTTTCCTTGATAGAAATTCTGTCCCCCTGCCCAATCTACTGGAGAATGGATCCCAACGAAGCAATGAAATACATTGATGAAGAAATGTCTAGTACCTTCCCGCTCGGCGTGGTAAAAGATTGGGAGAGTAAAAACTAA
- the xseB gene encoding exodeoxyribonuclease VII small subunit, which produces MAKIKFEEALKGLEDIVERLEKGDLPLDETLSGYEDGIKLYKQCVVLLEGAEKKIQILVKDENGAFRTRDFGTETTQNNNAK; this is translated from the coding sequence ATGGCAAAGATAAAATTTGAGGAAGCGCTAAAAGGATTGGAAGATATCGTAGAACGACTCGAAAAGGGAGATTTGCCGCTTGATGAAACCTTGTCCGGATACGAAGATGGTATTAAACTGTACAAACAGTGCGTCGTCCTGTTAGAAGGCGCGGAAAAAAAGATTCAAATCTTAGTGAAAGATGAAAACGGCGCCTTTCGTACCAGGGATTTTGGGACTGAAACGACCCAAAATAACAATGCAAAATGA
- the coaD gene encoding pantetheine-phosphate adenylyltransferase, whose translation MKKAVYPGTFDPVTNGHLDVIKRGSLIFDMLVVSVGCNPLKDALFSVAERMEMIQEHVKDLKNVEVDSFQGMLVDYLKKQKTNIILRGIRTVSDFEYEFQRALTNRVLNKEVETVFVMTSEQYSFLNSTLIKEAVSLGGSVSQFVPPNVERRLAQKFKHMYRKNTE comes from the coding sequence ATGAAAAAGGCAGTTTATCCAGGAACATTTGATCCTGTTACCAACGGACACCTTGATGTAATCAAGAGGGGGAGCCTTATTTTCGACATGTTGGTCGTTTCGGTGGGATGTAATCCGCTAAAAGATGCTCTGTTCTCCGTGGCGGAACGTATGGAAATGATTCAGGAGCATGTAAAGGACCTGAAAAATGTTGAGGTCGACAGCTTTCAGGGCATGTTGGTGGATTATCTCAAAAAACAAAAAACGAATATTATATTGCGTGGCATACGTACGGTATCTGACTTTGAGTATGAATTTCAGAGGGCGCTGACCAACCGGGTACTCAATAAAGAAGTCGAAACGGTATTTGTAATGACCAGTGAACAATATTCTTTTTTAAATTCTACACTTATCAAGGAAGCTGTTAGCCTGGGAGGCAGTGTGAGCCAATTTGTTCCACCCAACGTTGAAAGGCGTCTGGCGCAAAAATTTAAGCATATGTACAGAAAGAATACTGAATGA
- the xseA gene encoding exodeoxyribonuclease VII large subunit, which produces MNFNEMLPLLLDTTKSRNRILTISELTRRIRGSLEQEFFNLWVVGEASNVRRPTSGHVYLTLKDADAQLQAVIFKTVVNNIKFEVRDGMEVLAFGSVTVYEARGQYQLIIERIEPKGIGALQLAFLQLKERLEKEGLFDPAHKKPLPLLPKKIAIVTSLTGAAIRDILNVINRRFAKVEILIYPVKVQGDGAAQEIAQAITDLNAIADIDVIIAGRGGGSLEDLWAFNEEVVARSIYASKIPVISAVGHEIDVTISDLVADKRALTPTEAGELVVPRYDQVKDSLEKIKTRLIQALYNKILLTRTRLLRIKNSFLFKRPFDKIFRLQQELDELAQRLVTAGRHTLELERERLTALASRLESVSPLKVLNRGYSITTNGENDKPIKSTEGLTVGQRLKTRFFTGGIVSSVVEILK; this is translated from the coding sequence ATGAACTTTAATGAGATGTTGCCTTTATTACTGGATACAACAAAAAGCCGAAACAGGATACTGACAATTTCTGAACTCACCCGAAGGATACGCGGTTCGCTCGAACAAGAATTTTTTAACCTGTGGGTCGTAGGAGAGGCATCTAATGTAAGGCGGCCTACATCAGGACACGTGTATCTGACACTGAAAGATGCCGATGCACAACTTCAGGCCGTTATTTTCAAAACCGTTGTGAACAATATAAAATTTGAGGTAAGGGACGGGATGGAGGTTTTGGCTTTTGGTTCAGTCACTGTGTACGAAGCCCGCGGTCAGTATCAGTTGATTATTGAACGTATTGAGCCAAAAGGGATTGGGGCATTGCAACTGGCATTTTTACAATTAAAGGAGCGTCTTGAAAAGGAAGGTCTGTTTGACCCTGCACACAAAAAACCGCTTCCTTTGCTTCCGAAAAAGATTGCCATTGTGACATCTTTAACGGGCGCTGCAATCAGAGACATCTTAAATGTAATTAATAGACGATTTGCAAAAGTGGAAATTCTCATCTATCCGGTAAAGGTACAGGGTGATGGCGCGGCGCAGGAAATTGCACAGGCGATTACTGATTTGAATGCTATCGCCGATATCGACGTAATAATTGCAGGAAGAGGAGGCGGTAGCTTGGAGGATTTGTGGGCGTTTAATGAAGAAGTAGTTGCGCGAAGCATTTATGCCTCGAAAATTCCTGTTATTTCAGCAGTAGGACATGAAATTGATGTGACTATTTCGGACTTAGTTGCTGACAAGAGGGCGCTTACACCTACCGAGGCGGGTGAATTGGTTGTTCCCCGGTATGACCAGGTAAAAGATTCGTTAGAAAAAATTAAGACTAGACTTATACAAGCATTGTATAATAAAATATTGCTTACCAGAACCAGATTGCTGAGGATTAAAAACAGTTTTTTATTTAAAAGGCCATTCGATAAGATATTCAGACTACAGCAGGAATTGGATGAACTTGCGCAACGGCTTGTTACGGCAGGCAGACATACCCTGGAATTAGAACGTGAGAGACTGACTGCTTTGGCAAGCAGATTGGAGAGTGTGAGTCCGTTAAAAGTCTTGAACAGGGGTTATTCTATTACTACAAACGGAGAAAATGATAAACCCATTAAGTCAACTGAAGGATTAACTGTCGGTCAAAGGCTGAAGACACGATTTTTTACTGGTGGTATTGTATCTTCGGTTGTTGAGATACTAAAGTAG
- a CDS encoding 2-oxoacid:acceptor oxidoreductase family protein, whose protein sequence is MIEKIILAGFGGQGMMLLGKLLAQAAMTNGKYVTYFPSYGTEVRGGTAVYHLIVSSEEIFSPLIEEADTIIVMNQPSYQKYKGMLRPGGLLVLNASMITLDSTPDAKIYKVPATEIASKLGNVLASNIVMLGAYLSIKKLFSASLILDQLQTMLKGKKGNLFAINKQALESGMQVIESAYHQSVS, encoded by the coding sequence ATGATAGAAAAGATAATCCTGGCCGGTTTTGGCGGACAGGGGATGATGCTGCTGGGTAAATTACTTGCGCAAGCCGCCATGACCAATGGCAAATATGTAACGTATTTCCCCTCCTATGGGACAGAAGTGAGAGGCGGAACTGCCGTCTATCACCTGATTGTTTCAAGCGAAGAAATCTTTTCTCCCCTCATTGAAGAAGCTGACACCATTATTGTTATGAACCAGCCTTCCTATCAAAAATATAAGGGAATGTTAAGGCCCGGCGGATTACTTGTCCTGAATGCCTCCATGATTACATTAGACAGCACCCCTGACGCAAAAATCTATAAAGTACCGGCGACAGAGATTGCCAGCAAGCTGGGAAATGTACTGGCCTCAAATATCGTGATGCTGGGCGCCTATCTGTCTATTAAAAAGCTATTTTCTGCCAGCCTTATTTTAGATCAGTTGCAGACAATGCTGAAGGGAAAAAAGGGAAATTTGTTTGCCATTAATAAACAAGCGCTCGAAAGCGGTATGCAAGTGATAGAATCTGCTTATCATCAATCAGTATCGTAA
- a CDS encoding TIGR00282 family metallophosphoesterase has product MKINVLIIGDIVGKPGRIILKDKLKLFIDREDIHFCIANGENAAAGAGITGEIAAELFSYGIDVITTGDHVWDKKEILPALETNKSILRPANYSPLAIGKGYVVKNSRMGNPIGVINLLGRVFMKPIDCPFRASDEILKNISKETKIIFVDMHAEATSEKIAMGWYLDGKVSAVVGTHTHVPTADEKILPKGTAFISDLGMTGPHESVLGRKIECVLKAIVTQMPTRFDVAEKDIRISGVKVVVDSQTGNAESIRRIEVKEGD; this is encoded by the coding sequence ATGAAAATTAACGTCTTAATTATTGGTGATATTGTGGGAAAACCTGGCCGTATCATATTGAAAGATAAGTTAAAATTATTCATTGACAGGGAAGACATACATTTTTGCATTGCAAATGGAGAAAATGCGGCGGCAGGAGCAGGCATAACAGGAGAAATAGCAGCGGAATTATTTTCCTATGGCATTGATGTTATAACCACGGGTGACCATGTGTGGGATAAAAAGGAAATATTGCCTGCACTGGAGACCAATAAAAGCATCCTGAGACCTGCAAATTATTCGCCTCTGGCAATAGGAAAAGGCTATGTTGTGAAGAATTCCAGGATGGGCAATCCTATTGGAGTGATTAACTTATTAGGCCGGGTGTTTATGAAACCGATAGATTGTCCTTTCCGGGCTTCTGATGAGATTTTGAAGAATATTTCAAAAGAGACAAAAATCATCTTTGTGGACATGCATGCAGAAGCAACTTCAGAAAAGATTGCCATGGGATGGTATCTCGACGGTAAGGTGAGCGCCGTTGTCGGCACCCATACCCATGTGCCCACTGCGGATGAAAAAATTTTGCCCAAAGGAACGGCATTTATCAGCGATTTGGGGATGACCGGTCCGCATGAATCAGTCCTGGGAAGAAAGATTGAGTGCGTATTAAAGGCAATTGTGACCCAGATGCCCACTCGATTTGATGTGGCAGAGAAGGATATCCGGATAAGTGGTGTGAAGGTGGTTGTGGACAGCCAAACAGGTAATGCAGAAAGCATACGGAGAATCGAAGTTAAAGAGGGTGATTAA
- the dxs gene encoding 1-deoxy-D-xylulose-5-phosphate synthase yields the protein MSKILDCIECPEDLKKLKMEDLPKLATEIRELIVDVVSKNPGHLSSNLGVVELTIALHYCFDFKRDKIVWDVGHQAYVHKILTGRKSKFPTLRQYKGISGFPDKNESVYDPFTCGHSGNAISAALGMACADAILGYKRSVVAVVGDGAIGAGMSLEALNHAGDLKKNVLVVLNDNEMSISNTVGAFSKYLNKIRTAPLFADLKKEARNLLNLLPVFGKPVEKTLEHIVELIRKGAAPGQIFVELGFNYFGPIDGHDFRILIETLNDIKHLEGPVLLHVATEKGRGFEPACQNPTQYHSAGKFEMCDGKIKQSSNDAKRVSYTNIFGDTLVELAKTDLKVVGITAAMPDGTGMVSFGKKFPDRFYDVGICEQHAVGLANGLSAGGLKPVVAIYSTFLQRAYDQVFHDVCLQRNKVVFVLDRAGIVGNDGPTHNGVFDIAYLRNLPEIVLMAPKDGNELRSMLKLALDSDKTVAIRYPKEDVPDEKPNLPYKTFEIGRSEVLREGTDGVLLAYGAMVYRCLQAAEKLSEKGIEVTVVNARFAKPLDKELILKLVRNHKLIITVEDHALMGGFGSAVLELVSDAREDAGKIVRMGIPDRFVEHGPRNLILKNIGLDEDGIADKFIATLGFMDIHNSFTKTGKRRLTV from the coding sequence ATGAGCAAAATATTGGATTGTATTGAATGCCCGGAAGATTTGAAAAAGTTAAAAATGGAGGATTTGCCTAAACTCGCAACGGAAATTCGGGAATTAATCGTGGACGTTGTTTCAAAAAATCCAGGTCATCTCTCTTCAAATCTTGGCGTGGTTGAGTTAACCATTGCTCTCCATTATTGTTTCGATTTTAAGAGGGATAAAATTGTATGGGATGTAGGTCATCAGGCATATGTCCACAAGATTCTTACCGGCCGAAAATCGAAATTTCCAACCTTAAGACAATATAAAGGGATCAGCGGTTTCCCGGACAAAAATGAGAGCGTTTATGATCCCTTTACGTGTGGCCATAGCGGGAACGCCATATCGGCTGCTCTGGGGATGGCCTGCGCCGATGCGATACTGGGATACAAGAGATCGGTTGTGGCTGTCGTGGGCGATGGCGCTATAGGAGCTGGAATGTCTCTGGAGGCGTTAAATCATGCGGGTGACTTGAAGAAAAATGTATTGGTGGTGCTAAACGATAATGAGATGTCGATATCCAACACCGTGGGCGCTTTTTCAAAATACCTGAACAAAATCAGGACGGCCCCGCTGTTTGCCGATCTTAAGAAAGAGGCTCGTAATTTACTGAACCTCTTGCCGGTATTTGGCAAACCAGTTGAAAAGACCCTGGAACATATTGTTGAATTAATAAGGAAGGGAGCTGCCCCGGGCCAGATATTTGTAGAACTTGGGTTTAATTATTTTGGCCCAATTGACGGGCACGATTTCCGGATATTGATCGAGACATTAAATGATATAAAACACCTCGAAGGCCCGGTGCTTCTCCATGTGGCAACTGAAAAAGGCCGTGGATTTGAACCGGCGTGTCAGAATCCAACTCAATACCATAGCGCCGGCAAGTTTGAAATGTGCGACGGAAAAATTAAACAGTCCTCTAACGATGCCAAAAGAGTTTCTTACACAAATATTTTCGGAGATACCCTCGTAGAACTGGCAAAAACCGACCTTAAAGTAGTAGGCATTACAGCTGCCATGCCTGACGGAACCGGCATGGTTTCTTTTGGGAAAAAATTCCCAGACCGGTTTTATGATGTGGGAATTTGTGAACAGCATGCCGTGGGTTTGGCTAACGGATTGTCTGCGGGGGGACTGAAACCCGTCGTGGCTATCTACTCGACATTCCTGCAGAGGGCTTATGATCAGGTCTTTCATGATGTTTGTCTGCAAAGGAATAAAGTTGTGTTTGTGCTGGATAGGGCCGGAATCGTGGGTAATGACGGCCCCACACATAACGGTGTCTTTGATATTGCATATCTGCGTAATCTGCCGGAAATTGTCTTAATGGCGCCAAAGGATGGAAATGAGTTAAGGTCTATGCTAAAGCTTGCTTTGGATTCGGATAAAACTGTTGCGATCCGATATCCCAAAGAGGATGTTCCTGACGAAAAACCTAATTTACCTTATAAGACGTTTGAGATTGGAAGGTCTGAGGTGTTGAGAGAGGGGACAGATGGTGTGCTTCTTGCCTACGGCGCAATGGTATACCGATGTCTGCAGGCTGCTGAAAAGCTGAGTGAAAAAGGCATAGAGGTGACGGTAGTTAATGCCCGGTTTGCCAAACCCCTTGACAAAGAACTTATTTTGAAGTTAGTCAGGAACCATAAACTGATAATCACCGTGGAAGACCATGCCCTGATGGGTGGTTTTGGCTCTGCTGTGCTTGAACTTGTCTCTGATGCAAGGGAAGACGCAGGTAAAATCGTGAGAATGGGCATTCCCGACCGTTTTGTTGAGCATGGACCCCGGAATCTGATATTAAAAAATATCGGTTTGGATGAGGATGGAATTGCAGATAAATTTATTGCAACACTTGGGTTCATGGACATACATAACTCATTTACCAAGACAGGAAAGCGGCGTTTGACCGTTTAA
- a CDS encoding NAD(+)/NADH kinase, with translation MKKILVLGDLSKKKIFDTISGLKPWLEKHVIAEVIDLSKERKFEKPGAEIAVVFGGDGALLSTCRGLGRNQIPIIGVHMGRFGFLAELMERNVCASLEKIFTGNYRVRKRMLLLCRLERAGKIVNESTGINDGVISRSSLSRLISIKLHINGEDVATYRADGLIISTPLGSTAHSLSAGGPLLTPDLNAFIIVPICPHTLTNRPLVVSGDVKIEMEILSQLSGAGFTVDGQVFTELEMGDKIKIERSDIEVQMIDTGTRTFYGVLREKLNWGGQPNYGRN, from the coding sequence ATGAAAAAGATTCTGGTTTTAGGCGATTTAAGCAAGAAAAAGATATTTGATACGATTTCCGGATTAAAACCATGGCTGGAAAAACATGTCATTGCTGAAGTTATTGACTTATCGAAAGAAAGAAAATTTGAAAAACCGGGGGCCGAAATAGCCGTGGTTTTTGGGGGGGATGGAGCTCTCCTTTCGACCTGCAGAGGGCTTGGAAGAAATCAGATACCGATTATCGGCGTGCATATGGGACGATTTGGTTTTCTGGCAGAGCTTATGGAAAGGAACGTATGTGCTTCATTGGAAAAAATATTTACAGGGAATTATCGGGTGCGAAAAAGGATGCTCCTTTTGTGCCGTCTTGAACGTGCCGGTAAAATCGTGAACGAATCAACAGGTATTAATGATGGGGTAATCTCCCGTTCATCTCTGTCAAGATTAATTTCTATAAAATTACATATCAACGGGGAAGACGTGGCGACATACAGGGCGGATGGTTTAATTATATCGACCCCTTTGGGCTCTACGGCACATTCATTGTCTGCGGGAGGTCCACTATTGACACCCGATTTAAATGCGTTTATCATTGTACCCATATGCCCCCACACCCTTACAAATCGTCCGCTAGTCGTTTCAGGCGATGTAAAGATCGAGATGGAAATCTTGTCTCAGTTAAGTGGCGCCGGTTTTACCGTAGATGGCCAGGTCTTCACCGAACTGGAAATGGGTGATAAGATAAAGATCGAAAGGTCAGATATTGAGGTTCAGATGATTGATACGGGCACGCGAACGTTTTATGGTGTGTTGCGCGAGAAGTTGAACTGGGGAGGACAGCCAAATTATGGCCGTAATTAG
- a CDS encoding 4Fe-4S dicluster domain-containing protein, with amino-acid sequence MAVIRIKENYCKGCLLCIPVCHNKSLVVSDAINEHGLHPVKFREDSECDGCKKCAIMCPDVAIEIYN; translated from the coding sequence ATGGCCGTAATTAGAATAAAAGAGAATTATTGTAAGGGATGCCTTCTTTGTATCCCCGTATGTCATAACAAATCGTTGGTGGTATCCGATGCCATAAACGAACATGGACTGCATCCTGTGAAGTTCAGAGAAGACTCAGAATGTGATGGTTGTAAAAAATGTGCAATAATGTGTCCTGACGTAGCAATAGAGATTTATAATTAA
- a CDS encoding 3-methyl-2-oxobutanoate dehydrogenase subunit VorB — MMKQLLTGNEAAAEAAIVAGCRYYYGYPITPQNELINYMSIRMPQVGGAFIQAESEIAAISMVHGSAAAGGRAMTSSSSPGISLKQEGISYLAGSELPCVIVNIQRGGPGLGDISASQADYFQAVKGGGHGDYHTIVLAPSSVQEMADLVYDAFDLADKYRNPVMILGDAQIGQLMEPVEFQKKPKKNISPKNWALTGAEGRKRNIVKSFYPVKGQLEEFNAHLQRKYKIIEEHEVRYEAVNTHKADIVLVAYGTSARICKEVVRKSRRLEFKVGLIRPITLWPFPKEIIQKVSEKVQCILTVEMSAGQMVEDVRLSVEGRCPVHFYGRTGGGVPTSSEVIKKIVEVVPGNRAANTLLQLAEVK; from the coding sequence ATTATGAAACAGTTATTGACCGGAAATGAGGCAGCGGCGGAAGCGGCAATAGTGGCAGGTTGCAGATACTATTACGGGTATCCCATTACACCTCAGAATGAACTTATCAACTATATGTCAATACGGATGCCTCAGGTCGGCGGCGCCTTTATCCAGGCAGAGAGTGAGATTGCCGCCATTAGTATGGTTCACGGGAGCGCTGCGGCTGGCGGTCGTGCAATGACTTCATCGTCCAGCCCTGGCATCAGCCTGAAACAAGAGGGAATTTCCTATCTGGCCGGAAGTGAACTTCCCTGCGTAATAGTCAATATACAGCGAGGAGGGCCTGGATTAGGAGACATCTCGGCATCACAGGCAGACTATTTCCAGGCGGTAAAAGGTGGGGGACATGGCGATTATCATACCATCGTGCTTGCACCCAGTTCTGTCCAGGAAATGGCTGACCTTGTTTACGATGCCTTTGACCTTGCCGATAAGTACCGAAACCCTGTGATGATCCTGGGAGACGCACAGATCGGTCAATTAATGGAACCTGTGGAATTCCAGAAAAAACCCAAAAAAAATATTTCACCGAAAAATTGGGCGCTGACAGGCGCTGAAGGGAGAAAACGAAATATTGTAAAATCTTTTTACCCTGTGAAAGGTCAGCTGGAAGAGTTCAATGCCCACTTGCAGAGAAAATATAAAATAATAGAAGAACATGAAGTCCGTTATGAGGCAGTCAATACTCATAAGGCCGATATTGTCCTGGTTGCTTACGGCACGTCAGCGAGGATATGCAAAGAGGTCGTCAGGAAGAGCAGACGGCTTGAATTTAAAGTGGGTCTGATACGCCCGATTACCTTATGGCCATTTCCGAAAGAAATTATTCAAAAGGTATCAGAAAAAGTGCAGTGTATCCTGACGGTTGAAATGAGCGCCGGACAGATGGTTGAGGATGTAAGGCTCTCGGTTGAGGGCAGGTGTCCGGTTCATTTTTACGGAAGAACTGGCGGAGGGGTGCCAACATCGTCAGAAGTAATCAAAAAAATAGTAGAAGTCGTGCCTGGTAACCGCGCCGCCAATACGTTATTACAATTAGCTGAGGTAAAGTAA